The stretch of DNA ACCGGAATGGGTCGGTTACGGTCGTTCGAAGCCCGTGATCGAGTGGCGGCACCTGGCGCGACCAAATCATTGGAATTCCGCAGACGTTGGCGTAACGGAAACGCTGGCGTGCTTTCGCCGGGTTTGGAGGCCGCCGTCAACAATTTCCCGTGCCCGGGCCAATCCTAATCGACCCATCATCCCTCCTGCGAATGGAGCGCGGGGCCTTTCTTTTTGCGAACTGAGACTGCTTATTTGCATACGAGGTCCCGAACGAGTGGAGCAAGTCTCGTTCCGTTTGAAGCCACCTCGTGGACTGACTATGTTGAAGGCGACGCGGCGAGCGATCGCGTGAAGCTCTTGATTGGTGACCCCAGGGCGGCGAGCGCCGCCGCCGATCCGGAGATAGCGGCCGAAGTAACGAGCGGCCCGCGTCGCCTTCCCTAAATAGGAAAACGGGTAGAAGCGATGAGAACTCTTAGGTCACTCTCGGGCTTTGCGGCTTTCACCCTGTTTGCAGCGCCACTCGCTGCTGTCGGTCTTTGTGTCGCGGTCGGCCTTCTCGGTTTATGCGGCCCAATAAGGCCGCGTTTGAGTTTGTGACGCACTCTCGCAAGAGCCGCTAAGCAGGCCGAAAACTGGACGCACTGAAGACGCGGCCAAGGCGAGCTGACTCCCTCGACTGCCTTCGGAGGTCGCCGCGGGCCTTTCTTGCGACCGCCTGTCTTTCTGCGAGCGCCATCTTGCCCCGATCGACCCTCTGGGCTTGAAGCGCGGCTGTTCTCCCGCTGCGGCCTCGACTTGAGCCATCGCTACCTCGCCACTGCGGAGGCGCGGCGCTTCCTGCCTGCGAATCGCGCCTACCTTGATGACGGCGAGCGCTGCACCGCGCGGCCGGACGGCACCACCTCGCTCATGGCAATGCAGGGCAACGCGGCTGACGTCCCCAACGCCGAGCCGGGTGGTATCTTCGTACCGGGAAAATGCGCGAGACAGCGCGCAGGGCAACTCGAAATCGCCTTCGACGATGCCGGCGAGCAGCAGCTCACGGCAAGCGACCTGCCCCGAGATCCGTGCGCCGGGCGCCGAAACGCCTCAAGCTTGCCAAGTACGCCAGTCCGGAGCAAATTGGCATTGGAGGCCGCGCACATCTGGGGAATGTCGGCCGGTTCGCTGAGAGCTTCGTTTCGCCACATCGCTGTAACTTGGCCACTTTGTGGATTCGGCCGCGGTAGCGAGTCGCGATTTAATCGGGAGCACAGGCCATGTTCGCGTGGAAGAAAGCAGCCGCAGTACTGCTGACGACGGGACTGGCTTTGGCGGCATCGCCGCACGCCCACGCCGAGGATGTGACGCTCAATGTCTGGAGCCATGAGGCGGACGAGGACGCCAAGGTCGCGTTCCGCGAGCTCGCGGCGAAGAACCTCGAAGCGGCCCATCCGGGCGTCCATGTCAAGATCACCTGGTACGAGAAGAACCCGTTGCTCGCCGCATTGAAGACGGCGCTACCGGCGGGCCAGGGCCCGGACGTCCTCTATGTCGAGCCGGACTGGACCGAATATGTCGAGGCCGGCTATCTCGCACCGCTCGACGACCTCATCAATTGGAACAATATCGAGCCTTGGGCTCGCGCCGTGTGGACTCACAACGGCAAAACCTACGGCGTGCCGCAGGAGGCCTATACCAACGAGATCTATTACAACAAGGACATGCTGAAGAAGCTCGGGATCGAGCTGCCGCCGAACGCCCAGCTCACGCAATCGCAATTCCTCGATCTCGTCAAGCAGGCGAAGGCCGCCGGCATCACCCCGATCGCCCAGGGCGTCGGCGACCGTCCCTTCCCCGGCGCCTACATCCTCGGCGAAGCCTTGCTGCGCAAGCTCGGGAAGGACGATTATCGCCAGATGTGGACAGGCAAACTCTCCTTCGAGGATCCCCGCATCGTCGACGTCTTCAAATGGACCAAGGAACTTGTCGATGCCGGCGCCTATCCGAAGAACTTCATGACGCTGAAGCTCGGCGAGTCGCATTATTATTTCTATTCGAAGCCCGGCGCCCTGATGCTGCCGATGGGAAGCTGGTACACAGGGCGCGCCTTCGTGCCGGAGGACAAGGGAGGCCAGTCCAAGGACTTCCCGCTGGGGGTCATGCAGTTTCCGGCCATGGACGGCGGGGCCTGCAACCAATGCAAGACCTCAGCTGTAGGCGCGAGCTTCGCCATCAATGCCGCGAGCAAGCACAAGGACGTGGCGGCACAGCTCATCGACGCCATGTCGACGCCCGAGATGGGCAAGCGCTGGATCGAGACCATCTATCTTCAGACCGGCATCAAAGCCGACGTGAAGTCGTTCAGCGGACCCTATGCGGCCTATTTCACCGAGCTGATGGAGCGCCAGAAAGGGGCCGATTATTTCATCGGCGGTCCGCGCGACCTGACGCAGGGCCAGTGCAAGGACAGCTTCGCGCAGGTGATGAACAGCGCCTTCCCCGGCGGGCTGCTGCCGGTCGATCAGGCGATCAAGATGATGAACGCGGCATGCTTCAAGGGCTAGGCGAGGCGTTCTTCCTCTTCCCGCTCGAGAGACCTTTGCAAAATTGGGTGTCCTCGCCGGCGAGCCGCCATAGCGGTCGGCTCGCCGGTTGCGCACTCCCGTCAGCGTTGGCGGCGAGGGAAGGGGATCCATCTCTCTTGAACGTGATCCTGGATTCCCTTGCCGCGCTTTCGCGGAGTTTATCCTTGGGCGCGACGGAGGCGCATCCTGAGGGCTTCAGCTCGCCAGGAATGATATGGAGGCCATTCCGCAAAGGTCTGAGCTGCGGGAGAAGGGGAGCGCGCGGAGCCATCAAGGCTCGCACATGATGATCGCGAAGCAGTTCCGGCGGCTTTTCAGGCGGGCAGGACCAGGTTCGGCGGTCGATGCGCGTCGCGCCTCGCCTGCAACGCTCGCCCTTTTCCTTGGCCCAGCGCTTCTGCTCTACTTGGCCTTCACGATCTACCCGGTGCTGCGGACTTTCTGGAACAGCGTCCACACGATCAAGCCGCACAATGTCCAGGAATTCGTCGGCCTCGCCAATTTCCACGACCTTCTCGCCAATGATTGGGTGTTCTGGAAGGCGGTTGGCAACACGGCGATCTTCGCTATTGTCGCGACCATCGCCGACGTGCTCGGCGGGCTGCTGCTGGCGCTGTGCCTGTTCTCCGGCGCTCCCCTGGCGAAGCTGCTGCGCGTCGTGTGGTTCACGCCGGTCCTGATGTCATATGTGGTGGTCGGCGTCATCTGGGTGTGGATCTACGACTATGATTGGGGGCTCGCCAACCTCATCCTGCGCACGCTCGGCCTCGGCGCCTATGAGCAATCCTGGCTCGGCGATCCGGGCACGGCCTTATGGTCAGTGATGGTAACACATATCTGGAAATGGCTCGGCTTCAACATGATCATCTTCCTCGCCGCGCTCCACGCGCTGCCGAAAGATGTGCTGGGCGCCGCCGAATTGGACAATTGCGGCTGGGTCGCGAAGCTCGTCCACATCATCATCCCGATGCTTCGACCGACGATCGTCAACCTGCTGGTGCTGTCCTTCGTTGGCAAGATGATGATCTTCGATCTCGTCTGGATCATGACCGGCGGGGGCCCGCTCTGGTCGACCGAGACGGTCTCGACCTATGTATACAAGCGCGCCTTCGACTGGAACACTTTCGATCTCGGCTACCCGTCGGCCATCGCGGTGCTCTGGTTCCTCATCATCCTCATCTTCGTCTTCGCCATGACCCAGCTCTTGCGTCAGCGCGACCGGCTCGAGTTCTGAGGCCATGAGCACGACGGCGCGCCTGTGGCTCGCCCATTTGCGGCGTTCGCCGCTCATCATCTTCGTGCTCCTGTACACCGTCGTCTCGGGCGGGCCGTTCCTATGGGTCGCGGTGATGTCGCTGCGCACCACGCCGGAGATCTTCGCCAGCCCCTACGCGCTGCCAGGCCGCCCGCA from Rhizobiales bacterium GAS188 encodes:
- a CDS encoding carbohydrate ABC transporter substrate-binding protein, CUT1 family, which encodes MFAWKKAAAVLLTTGLALAASPHAHAEDVTLNVWSHEADEDAKVAFRELAAKNLEAAHPGVHVKITWYEKNPLLAALKTALPAGQGPDVLYVEPDWTEYVEAGYLAPLDDLINWNNIEPWARAVWTHNGKTYGVPQEAYTNEIYYNKDMLKKLGIELPPNAQLTQSQFLDLVKQAKAAGITPIAQGVGDRPFPGAYILGEALLRKLGKDDYRQMWTGKLSFEDPRIVDVFKWTKELVDAGAYPKNFMTLKLGESHYYFYSKPGALMLPMGSWYTGRAFVPEDKGGQSKDFPLGVMQFPAMDGGACNQCKTSAVGASFAINAASKHKDVAAQLIDAMSTPEMGKRWIETIYLQTGIKADVKSFSGPYAAYFTELMERQKGADYFIGGPRDLTQGQCKDSFAQVMNSAFPGGLLPVDQAIKMMNAACFKG
- a CDS encoding carbohydrate ABC transporter membrane protein 1, CUT1 family, which gives rise to MEAIPQRSELREKGSARSHQGSHMMIAKQFRRLFRRAGPGSAVDARRASPATLALFLGPALLLYLAFTIYPVLRTFWNSVHTIKPHNVQEFVGLANFHDLLANDWVFWKAVGNTAIFAIVATIADVLGGLLLALCLFSGAPLAKLLRVVWFTPVLMSYVVVGVIWVWIYDYDWGLANLILRTLGLGAYEQSWLGDPGTALWSVMVTHIWKWLGFNMIIFLAALHALPKDVLGAAELDNCGWVAKLVHIIIPMLRPTIVNLLVLSFVGKMMIFDLVWIMTGGGPLWSTETVSTYVYKRAFDWNTFDLGYPSAIAVLWFLIILIFVFAMTQLLRQRDRLEF